The stretch of DNA TGTACTCTTCAACTTGTATTTTGTCAAACAGGTTATAAATCAAATATTTTAGTCGACAAACAAATTATAAATCAAATGTCTTAATGGAAGTGTTGAAGTATATATGCTCCAAGGATATAAATTGGATCTTTTAATACGAATAAAGGTAAATATTTTGCATGGTTTTTGGTTAGAATCCGATGATCATTCTCCAATCCATTGTTTTAACTTTGAATGCTTTCAAGCTTTTAAATCGTTTTttttccatcaaatattttcttctagCACTCTTAATATTTATTCGAAAaatgtttattttttttgtaataatttgtatatatttttcttttctcctaaatcaattgttacgaatattttttaacacaaattGTTGAGTAAGACTTAAATTTAGGTAAGACCAGCCCAATAATATGAGGCGCATCAAAATTACTtagtaaaaatataaaatatttttttttattttaataacttaatattattagttgataatatacatatttaaatatgttagttGTCAAAATAAGTTAtaaattatcaaaataaaataaaaagcttGATATAGTAATGACTTGTGCTTGGACTTTCTCCTATTGGGTCAGTCATATGCTATAGGACGATCTTATAGGAGAGTTGctgattttttttaattatcatCCCACTTTTTTTTTGTCCATTTTTATATTATCAccctttttcttttatttcttctttGGGATTTGCTTTTACCAAATGCTccttataacttttttttttaaattacaaatTAAATGTCATCCATTAAGGGTAAAATTCTCACATTATTCCACCAATTACAAAcgttttctttttattttcaatTGGTTTTTGTCTTTTCTTAATTTGAATTATTGCGCACAAGCAACTGAGGTGATAATTAACAAAATGGAAGAAGTATAATAAGACAAATTGTGTATCCTTATTTATTTGTAATTCATTGGCATGGACATTAAAGCTCCTCACATAAAAGTTCATAAAAAACAAGAGTTATAGAGATGCCTCTAATTGACAAGAGATATAGAAATGAAACTAGAATTAGGTCATTGTTGAACAGATACATTTTCTCGTGTGTCCTCTCAAAAATTTGTcacataaaatttatttaaaaaatattGAATACGTATTTATTCTATAATTTTATTTGTATAAGTGACATGTCATCAACTCCTTGCTAATGGTTTAAGTATATCACTTAGGTTTTTCGTTATACAAAAatcatttcaataatatttttGCCAATACGTCTGAAATCAATTGAATTTACAATAAAGCTGTTGCAAGACTGACGAATCGACAAGAATTGTAAATGTATTTGCTGAAAAAGTTTAACAAACTCCATTGAATTTAAGAAAGTAAACTTGTAATTTTAGCCTAATTAGTAAGACAAACATAAGTTGTATTTTAACGGAGTGCTTTCTACGCATTATTCATATCGTCTCTAATTGACTAAAGATAATATGTAAAATTCAGTTATAAAATATCATTACTATCCATTCATTTTGATATTTTACatgtttactttattttatatttctttttcattagaATACGTTATAGAATAAGGAATAGAATTAGATGTCCAATTGTCCAACCTTTACGTTTTCCCATAATTTGTGTTGACTTTTGCTTCTAGACATTGAGAATAAGTTGTTTAAAGTACTCTGATGAAAAACAAGCAAGACAGTACAATTTCCCATTTAATTTATATGCAACACCAACCTTCGAAATCAGAGAACAGACATTCGTATATTCTTTCAAAATGAGGAAGAATCATGGGGATTCAAAGCATGCCAATGAGGGTGGAACTAGCCACTCCAAGGTTTATTATGTCCAAGAACCTAAGTCTCCACCTATGCACTATCCTCCTCAAATGCATTGCGATTATTGTGGCGGAGTGGGGTATACCATTGAGTATTGTTCATCTATACCAGAAGATGACAAACAAGATTGCTTTGCTCTTAAAGGGCAAGGTGCACCGAGGGTCTCTTACCAATGCCATGAGACCTTCTAACATGCCTTTCCTAATCAAGACCAGAAGCTCTCTTATGCGGGGCAACAATTGGACCCCAAATATCAACAAGCTCAATGCATGCCTCCACCAAAACCCGAACATTCTAGGCAATACAATCAACACCAAGGCCAAGGCTCCAACTACGGAGGTCAAAGGTAACATGACAATCCAAACTACATCCCACCTCATCAAAGAGacaactaccacaaccaaaaccaaaacaaatataCCAACAACAAGGATATCAATAAAACCAACCATCTCAACAACCATTCAACCAACAACAAGGATACCAACAGGggtattaacaacaacaacattcctaccaacctccacaaaatcaacaacaatacATAGAATCACCCAACCCTACCTCTTCTCTTGAGAAATTGTTAAGGGAAATGGATGCCAAGGTTGACAATCAATTTAAAAGTTTGAAGACCGAACTTTCAAATGTCCAAGaacatcaaaggacatttgattcATATATGGCCAACCAAAATCCCTCCTCTTCACAAAGAGCTCCTCACTCATTGCCTCCTCAAGGCTCTCATCATAGGGATGGACCACCACCACACAAACAAGCTCATGTGGTGACCTTGAGGAGTGAGAAATATTTGGAGGACCCCTAAAAGGACCATGAAGCAAAGAGAAAGATAGATATGATGAGGGATGGTGGTGAGAGTCTACCTCCCTCGCCAACAAGTAGAGTGGACAACACTAAAAAAGGAAAGTTGAGTGActatattgaagatgatgagaaCTTTGTTTTGGAGGAGATAGTGGTTGATAGAGACCAAGAAAGAGTGGTTGAAAGAGaccaagggaaaggaaaagaagCAAGTGAAGTAGCTAACATAAAACAAGCTTCAACCCCCGAAAAGGCCAATAACCCTCCAATTTCATTTCCTAATAGAAGTAGAGTCATGAACGAGGAGAGGAAGTTCTCCAAATTCTTGGACATGTTGAAGAAACTTGAAGTCTCATTACCTATCACCGAGGTAGTGACGCAAATGCCGCTCTACACAAAATTCTTGAAGAATGTGTTAACCAAGAAGAGAAGCATTGGAGGAGATGGTCTAGTTTCTCTTAGAGGGTAATGTAGTGCGATCTTACTCAATCCCATGCCAGAGAAACTAGAAGATCCTGGTAGTTTTTCCATCCCTTACACGGTGGGTAACGTGAGCATTAAGAGGGCACTTTGTGATCTTGGTGCTAGTGTTATCATACTACCTCTCCCCATTGCGAGCAAAGTTGGGTTACATGACATGATTCCTACCTCCATGACATTACAACTAGCCGATAGATCAGTACAAAGACCGATGGGTGTGATTGAGGACATGCCGGTTAAGGTTGGCAACTTCTACATCCCGGCGGATTTCGTAGTGCTTGACATCTCGGAGGATCAACAAACGCCTATTATACTAGGAAGACTTTTCCTAACAACCGGATATGTAAATATTAGTGTTAAGGAGGGGAAACTCACCTTCAAGGTGGGAGGGAATGTAGTTGAATTCTCTTTGATCGGAGCCATGTCACAGCCTATGTTTGAAAGTGTTTACTCCATAGACATGTTGGAAGAAGCTATTGAAGAAGCTAAGGACAAGTGCTCGGGGGAGC from Silene latifolia isolate original U9 population chromosome 10, ASM4854445v1, whole genome shotgun sequence encodes:
- the LOC141607319 gene encoding uncharacterized protein LOC141607319, with translation MPEKLEDPGSFSIPYTVGNVSIKRALCDLGASVIILPLPIASKVGLHDMIPTSMTLQLADRSVQRPMGVIEDMPVKVGNFYIPADFVVLDISEDQQTPIILGRLFLTTGYVNISVKEGKLTFKVGGNVVEFSLIGAMSQPMFESVYSIDMLEEAIEEAKDKCSGEHLEEDYEVLPPILDEVKGKNPTKVDLKPLPPSLEYAYLDEAHSFPVIINAGLMASLSVHAPHHT